A region of Lepus europaeus isolate LE1 chromosome 2, mLepTim1.pri, whole genome shotgun sequence DNA encodes the following proteins:
- the NIT2 gene encoding omega-amidase NIT2 isoform X3 — protein sequence MEELPWGRCPCSGASVQQQVGQSHTWIRTPALVGRKGEPRPHSHAFRLALIQLQVSSIKSDNVTRACSLVREAATQGAKVVSLPECFNSPYGTDYFPEYAEKIPGESTRRLSEVAKECSIYLIGGSIPEEDAGKLYNTCAVFGPDGTLLVKHRKIHLFDIDVPGKITFQESKTLSPGDSFSTFDTPYCRVGLGICYDIRFAELAQVYSQKGCQLLVYPGAFNLTTGPAHWELLQRARAVDNQVYVATASPARDDKASYVAWGHSTIVNP from the exons ATGGAGGAGCTCCCCTGGGGGAGGTGTCCCTGCAGCGGAGCCTCTGTGCAGCAGCAGGTCGGGCAGTCCCACACTTGGATCCGGACCCCTGCCCTTGTGGGTAGGAAAGGGGAGCCCCGTCCTCACAGCCATG CTTTCCGCTTGGCCCTTATCCAGCTTCAAGTTTCTTCCATCAAATCAGACAATGTCACTCGAGCTTGTAGCCTTGTCCGAGAAGCAGCAACACAAGGAGCAAAGGTGGTTTCTCTGCCG GAATGCTTTAATTCTCCATATGGCACAGATTATTTTCCTGAATATGCAGAGAAAATTCCTGGTGAATCCACACGAAGGCTTTCTGAAGTAGCAAAGGAATGCAGCATATATCTCATTGGAG GCTCCATCCCTGAAGAAGATGCTGGGAAATTGTATAACACCTGTGCTGTGTTTGGGCCTGATGGAACGTTGCTGGTGAAGCACAGGAAG ATCCACCTGTTTGACattgatgttcctgggaaaattaCATTTCAAGAATCTAAAACTTTGAGTCCTGGTGATAGTTTCTCCACATTTGACACCC CTTACTGCAGAGTGGGCCTAGGTATCTGCTATGACATACGCTTTGCAGAGCTTGCACAAGTCTACTCACAGAAAG GCTGCCAGTTGTTGGTGTATCCTGGAGCTTTCAATTTGACCACTGGACCAGCCCACTGGGAGTTACTTCAGCGAGCCCG AGCTGTTGATAATCAGGTGTATGTGGCCACAGCCTCTCCTGCCCGGGATGACAAAGCCTCCTATGTTGCCTGGGGACACAGCACCATTGTGAATCCTTG A
- the NIT2 gene encoding omega-amidase NIT2 isoform X2 produces MVLLGRAMASFRLALIQLQVSSIKSDNVTRACSLVREAATQGAKVVSLPECFNSPYGTDYFPEYAEKIPGESTRRLSEVAKECSIYLIGGSIPEEDAGKLYNTCAVFGPDGTLLVKHRKIHLFDIDVPGKITFQESKTLSPGDSFSTFDTPYCRVGLGICYDIRFAELAQVYSQKGCQLLVYPGAFNLTTGPAHWELLQRARAVDNQVYVATASPARDDKASYVAWGHSTIVNPWGDVLAKAGTEETILYSDIDLQKLAEIRQQIPIFRQKRSDLYAVEMKKP; encoded by the exons ATGGTGCTTCTCGGGAGAGCCATGGCCT CTTTCCGCTTGGCCCTTATCCAGCTTCAAGTTTCTTCCATCAAATCAGACAATGTCACTCGAGCTTGTAGCCTTGTCCGAGAAGCAGCAACACAAGGAGCAAAGGTGGTTTCTCTGCCG GAATGCTTTAATTCTCCATATGGCACAGATTATTTTCCTGAATATGCAGAGAAAATTCCTGGTGAATCCACACGAAGGCTTTCTGAAGTAGCAAAGGAATGCAGCATATATCTCATTGGAG GCTCCATCCCTGAAGAAGATGCTGGGAAATTGTATAACACCTGTGCTGTGTTTGGGCCTGATGGAACGTTGCTGGTGAAGCACAGGAAG ATCCACCTGTTTGACattgatgttcctgggaaaattaCATTTCAAGAATCTAAAACTTTGAGTCCTGGTGATAGTTTCTCCACATTTGACACCC CTTACTGCAGAGTGGGCCTAGGTATCTGCTATGACATACGCTTTGCAGAGCTTGCACAAGTCTACTCACAGAAAG GCTGCCAGTTGTTGGTGTATCCTGGAGCTTTCAATTTGACCACTGGACCAGCCCACTGGGAGTTACTTCAGCGAGCCCG AGCTGTTGATAATCAGGTGTATGTGGCCACAGCCTCTCCTGCCCGGGATGACAAAGCCTCCTATGTTGCCTGGGGACACAGCACCATTGTGAATCCTTG GGGAGATGTCCTAGCCAAAGCTGGCACAGAAGAAACAATCCTGTATTCAGACATAG ACCTGCAGAAGTTGGCTGAAATACGCCAGCAAATTCCCATTTTTAGGCAGAAGCGATCAGATCTCTATGCAGTGGAGATGAAAAAGCCTTAA
- the NIT2 gene encoding omega-amidase NIT2 isoform X1, whose amino-acid sequence MEELPWGRCPCSGASVQQQVGQSHTWIRTPALVGRKGEPRPHSHAFRLALIQLQVSSIKSDNVTRACSLVREAATQGAKVVSLPECFNSPYGTDYFPEYAEKIPGESTRRLSEVAKECSIYLIGGSIPEEDAGKLYNTCAVFGPDGTLLVKHRKIHLFDIDVPGKITFQESKTLSPGDSFSTFDTPYCRVGLGICYDIRFAELAQVYSQKGCQLLVYPGAFNLTTGPAHWELLQRARAVDNQVYVATASPARDDKASYVAWGHSTIVNPWGDVLAKAGTEETILYSDIDLQKLAEIRQQIPIFRQKRSDLYAVEMKKP is encoded by the exons ATGGAGGAGCTCCCCTGGGGGAGGTGTCCCTGCAGCGGAGCCTCTGTGCAGCAGCAGGTCGGGCAGTCCCACACTTGGATCCGGACCCCTGCCCTTGTGGGTAGGAAAGGGGAGCCCCGTCCTCACAGCCATG CTTTCCGCTTGGCCCTTATCCAGCTTCAAGTTTCTTCCATCAAATCAGACAATGTCACTCGAGCTTGTAGCCTTGTCCGAGAAGCAGCAACACAAGGAGCAAAGGTGGTTTCTCTGCCG GAATGCTTTAATTCTCCATATGGCACAGATTATTTTCCTGAATATGCAGAGAAAATTCCTGGTGAATCCACACGAAGGCTTTCTGAAGTAGCAAAGGAATGCAGCATATATCTCATTGGAG GCTCCATCCCTGAAGAAGATGCTGGGAAATTGTATAACACCTGTGCTGTGTTTGGGCCTGATGGAACGTTGCTGGTGAAGCACAGGAAG ATCCACCTGTTTGACattgatgttcctgggaaaattaCATTTCAAGAATCTAAAACTTTGAGTCCTGGTGATAGTTTCTCCACATTTGACACCC CTTACTGCAGAGTGGGCCTAGGTATCTGCTATGACATACGCTTTGCAGAGCTTGCACAAGTCTACTCACAGAAAG GCTGCCAGTTGTTGGTGTATCCTGGAGCTTTCAATTTGACCACTGGACCAGCCCACTGGGAGTTACTTCAGCGAGCCCG AGCTGTTGATAATCAGGTGTATGTGGCCACAGCCTCTCCTGCCCGGGATGACAAAGCCTCCTATGTTGCCTGGGGACACAGCACCATTGTGAATCCTTG GGGAGATGTCCTAGCCAAAGCTGGCACAGAAGAAACAATCCTGTATTCAGACATAG ACCTGCAGAAGTTGGCTGAAATACGCCAGCAAATTCCCATTTTTAGGCAGAAGCGATCAGATCTCTATGCAGTGGAGATGAAAAAGCCTTAA